The Falsibacillus albus nucleotide sequence TGTCATATGATCATCACCCAACTCGTCATGATTTTGAAAACTGCTCGAATACCTTCATTAGTTCTTCAATCGATTCATCCCCATTGCCTGCTTCAATCGCACCGCGGACGCAGTGATGCGTGTGTTTTTCCAACAAATTCAAACCGACCTTCTTCATGGCAGCATTAATGGCGGATAGTTGGACTAGAATATCAACGCAGTAGCGGTCTTCGTTCACCATTTTCTGGATGCCCCTAACTTGCCCTTCAATCCGTTTCAATCGATTGATCAATTTTTCTTTATCTTCATTTGAACGATGTGTCTTTTTATCAGGTTGTTTCATTTCATGATCCATCAACCATCACCTCTTCCTCTTTACTATACCCCCGTATAGTATAAGTGTCAAATTTGATGCTTCGCTTATATCATACCCTTTCCAACCAAATATCAATCTAATAAGCGACCGTCTCAAAGTTAATCTTTATATCTTAATACCCTGCAGGCTACACGTATATTTTCTGCCCATGTTTACAAGAATAAAATATTAGAAAATCATTGATAATTTCATCTATGTTTGAACAAATTATACCGGGGTATCGAATAATAGATAATATTTTCCGGGAGGGATTCGATGACATTACTGACTACGATTGCTTATATTTCAGTTTTTTTAGGAATATTATCGGCGATCACTATCTTATTGGACATTATTAAACACCCGCAGCCAATGAAGATCATGAACATTGTTTGGCCAATAAATGGACTTTACTTAGGACCATTCGGAATATGGGCTTATTGGGTAATGGGAAGATCCAAGAATGACCACTCGCATCACCATGAAAACCACGAAGATGATTCTAGGGAAGGCCATGATCATGAAAGTATGCATGGCGACAAGCCATTTTGGCAAAGTGTTTTCGTTTCGACAAGCCATTGTTCAAGCGGTTGTACGTTCGGGGATGCAGTCGGGGTGCCCATTGTTTTCTTATCAGGGCTGACCATCGCAGGGTCAACACTTTTTGCCCATTATACCGTTGAATTCGTATGCGCCTATATATTCGGCGTCTTTTTCCAAGTTTTTTCCATCGTTCCGATGAGTCGAAAAATGGGGAATGAGATGAGCTGGGGAAAAGGGTTCTGGAATGCTATTAAAGCCGATACACTGTCTTTAGTTGCATTTGAGATTGGGATGTTCGGCTGGATGGCCATTGTCCATTATGTGCTATTTACGAAACCGCCTGAACCTAACACAATGGTCTATTGGTTCATGATGCAAATCGCAATGATTCTTGGTGCTATCACCAGCTATCCAGCGAATTGGCTGTTGGTCAAAAAAGGCGTAAAGCATGGAATGTAAAAGAAAAATGCGCTCTTCCTTATAAAGGGAGCGCATTTTTTTCGGAAAGTGAGTATAAAACAAAGTAAAAATTCAACAAACCGCAGATACCCATTGTTGGAACACCGGTGTACAATTCGATCACTTCCATTTGCATCAATCATTTCTCTTTCTCCTGATTTTTATATGTTTAAAGGTATGTTTTTGAAAATTTTGCTCATTATCAAAGAGTGAATTAAAGCTCCGATCTGATTTCTATAGATTATCAACAACAATATACGTCGTCCGGATAGGCCCGTGGACGCCTACGACGAGGTTCATTTCGATGTCAGCGCTGTTGCTTGGACCTGAGATGAAATTTATGCAGGATGGAACGTGCTCTCCTGCTTCAACTTTTTGATGAATATCCTTTGCAGACTGTGTCAATCTTGGGACAATGGTGCTTTTGGGAATGATGGCGATGTAGCTTGCCGGGAGCAGGCTGACCGTCCTCGCCTTTCCTGCGCTGCTGAATAATACAACTGTTCCCGATTCAGCCAGTGCCATATCGCTGATAGTGATTCCAATATCGGCCCTTTCAGCAATGTCAATGTTTTCTTGTCCGAGAGTTGCATCCCATTCATGAATCTCTACTTCTTCTTTGCGGAGTTGATTAAATTTTTCATTAAGACCCATTTTTTCAAAACGGTCATCGTCACTTGTCACAATGGTCTTTCCATCATATTTATCTATAGTTTGTTCCAATGCTTCGGGTAATTCTGATAATGAAACGCATAGGAAGTCAGTATGTATTAGTTCGCATTGATCTTTTAACACCATCATAAGTTCATCCGCATTCAGCCCATTCAGCACATCCCATTGAGGCTGAAGGTTCCAGCTTGGCTTCTGCACAGCCCTTTCAAGGCGTGTTCTTCCAAGAGCCTGGGAAACGTTTTTTAAAAAAATCTCTTTATTTTGAATGAGCCCTTTCATCGTTGATTCCCCCTTCCATGCTGCGATTTTTGAACCAATCCCTGAAACGTTCTTTCTCCGGTGCTGGAAATTCACGATTATCCGTCCATGCCTTTAACAGACCTGGACCAGAAGAAATCTTACCATCTTTCGTGAAAGGCTTTACAACGGATGGGGCAAGTTTCGTTCCCATTTTATAAAGATTTGATGATCCCATGCCCAATTCGAACCCCTTCATGGCTAGCCACTCCGCTAAATCATTTCTTTTATCCACCTCTATGATTTTTTGCCTGTGCCTGATCAATAACTCATGAAGCGGAATTTTCACCGGGCAGGCATCTGTGCAGGCTGCACAAAGAGATGATGCAAAAGGCAATTCTTTATAGTCATCATATCCGGCAAGAAGCGGTGTCAAAACTGCGCCAATCGGTCCTGGATAAATCGATCCGTATGCATGGCCGCCGATGTGGCGATAAACTGGACAAACATTGATGCAGGCGGCACATCTGATGCAATGAAGAGCTTCCTGGAATTCAGTGCCTAATATGTTGGAACGTCCATTGTCGACTATGACCAAATGGAATTCTTCCGGTCCATCAACATCCCCTTCGTCTTTTGGACCAGTCAATGCTGTGACATAGCTCGTCAGTTTTTGTCCAACAGCACTTCTTGTGAGAAGACTCACCATTACATCAAGTTCTTCCCAAGTTGGGACGATGCGTTCCATTCCCATGACTGTTATTTGTGCCTTAGGCAAGGCTGTCACCATCCTGGCATTCCCTTCATTCGTTACCAACGCGATCGAGCCTGATTCAGCTACTGCGAAATTACAGCCGGTAATCCCGACGTCCGCCGCCAAAAATTCCTTGCGCAGCTGCTCCCGGGCAAAAAGCGTCAGCTCATCCGGATCCTCTGATTTCGCATACCCGAGACGGTCTTTAAATACATCTCGAATCTGTTCCTTATTTTTGTGCAATGCCGGCGCCACGATATGAGAAGGTGGATCCTGTTCGTCTATTTGTAAGATATATTCGCCGAGATCACTTTCAATCACTTCGCATCCAATGTCTTCCAACGCCTGATTCAGACCTATTTCCTCGGTCACCATCGATTTCGATTTGACGATTTTTCTTCCACTACTCTTTTTCACTACATTCCGGATATATTGATTCGCTTCTTCTGCGGTTTGGGCAAAAAAAACATGGCCACCCCGTTGGGCAATGTTTTCACTTAATTCTCCTAAGTAAAAATCGAGATACTCCATCGTATGCTGCCGAATTTCTTTTGCCAAGCTGCGCCATGATTCCCAATCGCCAAGTTCTTCCGCCGCATTCAATCGATTTCCTTGGAGCCGTTCCTGCGCAGAGCGCACTGCCCCCCTCATGAATTGATTCCCAAGTCCTGTATCCACGCGTTTTGAAAACGCGCCCTCCCCGATTTTTATCGACATGCTTGTCCCTCCCGGCTGTTCAAGATTTCGGCTATATGCATCACTTTTATCGGCTTTCCCTTTCGTTCGATTCGGCCGCCGATATTCATCAGACAGCCTCCATCTGCACCAATCAGGATTTCCGCTTCTGTTTCATCGATATTGGAAATCTTTTCGTCAACCATTTCCTCCGAGATGCTGCTCATCTTTACGGAGAACGTTCCTCCGAAACCGCAGCAATCCTGCGAATTTGGCAGATTGATAAGCTCTAAACCTTTTACATTTTTCAATAGTTTAATAGGTGCATCCTGTACACCGAGCAGCCTGGTCATATGACAGGATGTATGATAAGTGGCCCTGCCAGCAAAGACAGCCCCCGTATCTTCCAATTTCAAGACTTCCACCAAGAATTGTGTCAATTCGTACGTTTTTGCTTTCAATTTTTGTGCCCTTTCCTGCCATTCGGGCTCATTTACGAACAGAGACTCGTACTCCTTCAACATGTAAGCGCAAGAACCGGATGGGGTGACAACGTATTCTGATTCTGAGAATACTTGAATCATATGCTTGGCTATATGTTTGGCCGCTTTTTGATACCCACTGTTAAATGCGGGCTGGCCGCAGCATGTCTGAGCCTCAGGGAAATCAACCTCGCATCCCAATCGTTCCAGCAGCTCAACCGCTGCCTTCCCTGCACGAACATAAAATAAGTCACATAGACAAGTAATGAATAAAGAAACTTTCATGGTGAGGAACTCCTTTTTTAGAATGATTTCCGATCTTCATTGAGTATAGCTTTCTCGCTATTTTATGGACGAATTGTTTAAAGATTGAAAAACAGCGATGTTATGGATATTTCTATTTTACAACATTTTGAAACTGAATATTTACTATCCTATTGATTTCCCCTTGGATCGAAGCAGAATGAATAACACTTCCGGGTCATTTGATAGATAAAAAAAGCCATCCAAATGGATAGCTTTATGCTTTTTTCACGTAGTACAACCTGGAAAGAACGATCCCAATCATTCCTAATCCGATAAAAAGGATCGCACGAATAACAATGGTCACATACTGAAGATCAAATAAAATCAGTTTTCCCAGTGTCAATAAAAGCAGCCCCATCCCAAGCAGTCTCAAGGCTTTATTGTTATATAGCACCCCCGCAATGAGGCAAACGGAAGCATAGATGGCCCAACTGAATGAGATGGACATCATTTCGATATTAAAAGTGTAGCCTTTTGTCAGGCTGCTGACCATCAACGTGATAAACGCAAGCTGCACCAATGTATTTACAGCAATGATAAAGTAATGGATTATCGCCTGATCCTGATAATATCTTTTTGTCCATAGATATAGTCCTGAAAGGGAAATCAATCCTGTGAACCAGAGAATAGTTTCCCAGCCCAGCTTGATTACAGGAAGCTCGACGAGGAATACAACATGCATCAGGACAGCGATGATGCTTAAGCCGATCATCATTTCCTTTTTCTCTTGATGGAAACGATTGTTCATTTCAATCAAACCATACATTGAAGCAATGAACCCAATCCAAACGAAGGTTTCACCACTCCAAAGCTTGTCGATCGGTTGGACCATGACCATCAATCCACCGATGATGTATATGATATATCCTGAAATCTTTTGAAGTTCAAGCTTGAATTTTTCACCAAGATACACTGCAGCAATCCCCTCAAGCAGAAGTGCTGCCATTGTTGCAGCTTGATCATTTTCAAATAGCTGAAACCAAAGCAGTCCTAGTCCGAACGTAGCAATGGATAACGACACGGACATGAATTCATTTCTGGAAGTTTTATTAGCAATGAAAGCAATCGTGCAATAAACAAGGACCATCATCAATAAGTATCCGTTAAATATCGTTTCAGGAAGCAACCCTGCCTTTGCCCATGCAGTAGTGAGGACAAAGCTGGTAAATAAGATCGGGATCGGCAAAAGAGTATCCAGCTTTTTGAAAAACACGGAATAGAAAATAAGAAAGTGCTGCATTAACGCTCCAATCGCAATCACGAGCAGGATATCCTGCTGATATTGATCCGGTGTTACAATAAAGAAAAGTGCCAAAACAAAATGCAAAAGCCCCGTCGCTATAAAAAATAAAAGCTTATATCCAGTGTGAATCGCAAAATATAGTAAAACGCCATAGAAAAATATTTCATAGATAACCCCAACAAAAGGCGGCCCCTCCTGCCCGGCAAGCAGGAATGGGATCAAATAACCCATAACCGCGAAAAGGATTGCCATCACTTCTGAACGATGGCGTTTTGATAAATAGATCCCCAATCCAATCCATAGGATATTCATGATAAATGCTGGAGCAGCCGGAATCATCCCATACAAGCTGTTCATGGCAAACGTAGTTAATATGAGAATCGACACAGAGCCCGTCAATAGTACTTTCCCCAAGGCTGAACGATCGTGCTTGAATTGCTTTTCTCCGATGAACATGATGATGCCCGCTGACACGAATCCCAATATCACCCGCGCGGTTTCCGTCAGGATGCTGTACTCCACAGCGACCTTGAATCCCCATACAACACCTAAGAGCAGAACGAATATGAAGATCCTCGGAAGCCAGACCCTTCCGATCGCGTATTCCCAGTCGATCGGTTCTGTTTCCGTTTTGGTTATGGAGGTGGCCGATTGATTATTATTCGAAGCTTTTTCTTTAAAAATAGGCTCTGTAGGCAGTCCACTTCTCTTTGTTTCCGCACCCTTCAATTCATGAGCAAGTCTGATTTCTTTCCCGCCTTCTTCTTCCCTAACATCCAGCCGCTTCTTAAGCAGCCGAACTTCATTTTCCAGCTGATGGACACGCTCTTCCAAATGCTCGAAGCTTTGCTGATCCACACGATCTCCCCCTTGAACTCCACTAATAAACCAATCTCAAATTCCATTAATATCCTATTTTTACATTATAGTTGAAAAAGGTGACAGGCACCATCCATTTATTGGATGGTGCCTGTCACCTTGAATTAATTCCCAGATCCAGGAGGAATGACGACAGGGTTGAAGTTGTCTTTTCCCCCGCCTCCGTTGTAGTAGAGCGGGACTTTTCCCGGGTGGAAGAGATCGCCTATCTTGACCGAATTGGAGATCTCAATCGGCTTCGAGCGCAGCGGGATAATGACATTCATTTGTATTTTTACATTGATATAAACTTCCAGGTACGTATTGTTAATTCCGGTTTCAACGATTTTGGTTTCGACATTGGATGTGACAGCGCCGAGAATTTCCAATTTAACAGGGATTTTCGGTCCTAAATTAGAGAAGAGCGTTTGCTTCGTGGCCATTCCAAGCGGTACATAATATACGATTCCGTGCTGCTGTTTCGATTCTTCATAATCAATGTTTATATCCCGGTACAAATCTTCTAAATCATCAATCTCGCCATTTTCCATTAAATCCAGGTATTTTTGTACCCTTGTAGTCGCTTCTGAGATGACCCTATTATAAATTTGAGGGTTGAAGCTATAGGATAAATCATCACCAGACCCACGAGTGACAATCAATTTATCGATATCGATATTTTCCGAGATTTTCTTTGAAATGGCATCATTGATTGCTTGTGAGCCGAATTGCGTCGCCTTCGTTTCGGCTATGCTCATCAGGATGGGTTCGATGTTCTTATTTATTACAACTAAACTGATTGCAGTCGAGAAGCAGAAAAAGATAAAAGTAATCAAAAACACGTAGCGAAAAGGCAAGGGACCATATTTCCGTTTGAACTTGCTCTTATTCTTCCTAAGCACAACACCCCTCCTCGCTTTAAATTATATGCATGGACCAATCAAACAATATCCAAAAATAAAAAAGGGTGACAGGCACCATCCATTTTCTGGATGGTGCCTGTCACCCTTTTCGTGGGGTCTTCAATACTCCTATTCATGATAAACTTCTTGAATTTTTTGCATACCCTCTCATCAATATCTGAAAATCCTTGGTTTCTAAAACTTCTATATGATTGCGACCAGCCATATTTATAAGTTTTTCATATAAGGAAGATGGCTCAAACCGCGTTAACTTAATTCGTGAATCATCCATCATATAGATAACCGCTCGCCTGGTAGCCCATCCGACACGCATACATTTTATTCTTTTGATTTCAGATACATGAATGGCTCGTTGATATAGGACCCTGTTCAAAAAAGTAACACGATAAACAACCTGATCATCATTCATTTCAATTTCAATTTCGATCTTGAGGAGACCAATAATAAAAAGTGCGGCAATTGGAAAAATAATTCTCCAATGACGATCGATGCCATCTACCGTGATGGTACTGCCAATAAATGATAAAACGAGGATGAAATATAGCGGCCATTTTCTTCTCTTTGAGTAAAACTTCATCATTTCCACCTTCTAGCGTCATTTCATTCCTCCAAATTATACCATATTTTCAGATTATTGAAATTTTGACTTAAATCATTGTGTAATAAAAAAATGAATTTCTGATAAATAGGTTTGACTTTGACGCAGCGTGAAGGTGTACAGTTAAATTGTCAGGAGGTGAGCACGTGGAATATACAGTCAAGAAGCTGGGCCGATTGGCTGGAGTCAGCACTAGGACTTTACGATATTATGACGAAATTGATCTTCTTAAGCCGGCAAGAATCAATTCGTCTGGCTACCGGATATACGGTCAAAAAGAAGTAGATCGGCTGCAGCAAATCCTTTTTTACAGGGAACTAGGTGTTAGTTTGGAAAAAATAAAAGAAATCATGACATCACCATCCTTTGATGGAGCAAGAGCGCTTCAAGAACACCATGAACTGCTCCTCGACAAGCGCAGGCAATTGGATCTTCTCATTAGAAATGTTGAAAAGACCATTGCAGAAAAAGAAGGGAGAATGAAGATGACGAATCAAGATAAATTTGAAGGCTTTAAAAAGGAAATGGTTGAAGATAATGAAAAGAAATATGGTGAAGAAATACGGAGCAAATACGGAAACGAAGCGGTCGAACAATCAAACGCAAAAGTCATGAACATGACCGAGGAACAGCATAAAGAAGTCACTCGAATCTCTGAGGAATTGGCGGATACGTTGGCAGCAGCATTCAAGTCCGGAAATCCGGCTGGACCCCTCGCTCAAAAAACGGCTGACCTACACAAACAATGGCTGATGCATTATTGGAGTCATTACAGCAAAGAAGCGCATGCAGGTCTTGCTCAAATGTATGTGGATGATGAACGCTTCAAAGCAAATTACGACAAAAATCAACCTGGTACAGCAGAATTTTTACGGGATGCCATCCATATTTATACCGGTGTAAAGCAGTAAAAAAAGGGGCACCATCCATTTTTTGGATGGTGCCTGTCACCCTTTTCTCATCCCAACATTCCTTTCAGTGATTTAAATAATTTCATGGCTATTCGGTTTTGAACATTCATTTTGTGCTTCCCTTTATATACGGTGAGGTTTTTCCCGTTCTTGTTAGTCATTTTCTTTTCTTCCATTATGCTCTTCCTCCAGCTGTCTTTTTTATCAACATATCCAGAAGAAGCGTTTTTTATGACGAAATAGAAAAAAGAGCAATCTCTGAATGGATTGCTCTCTATCTATTTGCGATAAGCTCAAGTGCTCTTTTATTCATTTTTCGGATATCCCGGGATGTTTTGCTTGTCGACTGTTTGGTGATTTTGGTGATTTTCAACTTATCTTTATCGTTTATTTTCTTTTCCTTGTTTTTCATCTTTAACCCTCCCTGTGAGAAGTGGCCTCTCTATTATTATACCACGATTTTAATTGAATGAATCATAGAGATACACTAAATTTGCAATATGGATTGCATCGACTTCAAGCAATATTCCATTTTGATTATGTAGGACTGCCAGAACCATGTTAGCCGATGATGGATATGCCGGAATGATCATTAAATCTTCTCCATCCAAGGACACGATTTCTGATTCAAACAACATAACAGCTATATCATCTGTATCCAGTTCTTCAATATTATACGTATTCGTGATTGTGGAGAGTGTACTTCTTATGGAAGCTCTAAGCTCCCCTTCTTCTATGGAATTACCCAGTTCATAAACGAATACTGAAAGACCGAATTGTTCTGCGTATATATTCAAGTACTGATGCAATGTCACCGGTTCACCCTCGAATGGCAAAGTGGTTTGCTGAAGCATGTAGGACATATAATTCGTTTTCTTTACCATATTACGTTGGATGGCATCATTTTTTTGTATCGTATCCTTAAAGAAGTCCCCATATTGAAACTCTGTATTCCATATCTTCATAATACTGGGTGTCAGCAAAACTGATATGTCAATGAACACAATGACAGCAGCTAATTGCAATATCAGCTTCCAATCAGCCGGTTCCAAATCGCCCACAATCACCCCAATACCCAAACCGACCACAAATATTACATAAAACGTCTTTCTCAACATCCGCAGCACCAAGTAATACTCCATTTGTCGGAAAACTGAAAATAACCATATCCCAACGATATAAATCAACAATACTGCCAATAACATTTGAACATACATCGGCTAAAGCTCCAATTCTATATTATTTTTTTTGGTGACAGGCACCATCCAGAATATGGATGGTGCCTGTCACCCACCTCATCCTAGTTCCTTCAAGTAATGCTCGATTTGTTTGCTGTAATTATTTAAGTCTTTTTTGCCGGTGTCATTAATGGAGTAGATTCCTCTTTGTACCCGCTCGAACCACCCATAGTAGTTTTTGTTCAGGATGGACAAAGTTTTTTCACCGGTTCCCATTTCCCTGAGTGCCTTCGGTGAAAGCGGGCCGAATTTGTCCAGATAACAGCCAATTTTTATGCAGCTCTCTTTATAAGCGGTCAAGATTTTCGTGCCTGTGCTGCCGCCTATGTTATAATCACCGTGCCGGCCGGCGACTTCCCTGATCAATAGCTCACGTTTTTTCTTGTTCGACTGTTTGCTTCTTTTTCGATCGAAAGGAACAGGATCGATTTGAATATCCACTCTTTTTATGCCCCGTCTGAACGAAACCAAAATCAGTCCTAATTCCAAACGCCTCACGAGATGGCATAAATCCCTCCACTTCTTGGAGCGAAGGCTATGCGTCGGTCTAGGTATAGCTATATATACTAGATTCGTCATTTTTTGGCGCTTTGTGGCTTGCACCAACAAATCCATATTCAGTCTCAGCTTCATTTCGACGATGATCAGTTCATCGTCCTTCACCGCAGCAATATCACAATCCCTTACTTCACCATACACTTCATAACCAAGCTTGACGAAGTGCTTTTGAATCGGAGGATATAGATCAACTTCAAAAATCCTTTCATTTTCCTTCATTTTTATTATTACCATCCTTTAATTCTACTAATCTTCTAAAAATCCACCTAATTTCATGATATCATTCGATTATACATAGGTAAAAAAGGGAATATCCCTTTTAAGGAGGAATTGTTCATGCTTTGGACCATAATCGGAATCATCATACTCATATGGCTTATCGTCATTGCCCTGAAACTTGCAGGGGCCATCATCCACCTATTGCTGGTGGCTGCCGCCATATTAATCATCTATAAACTAATGGCACGAATGAAGAATCGTTGACTATACATTAATCAAACGATAAAAGCTGGTCCTTTGTAAATGGACCAGCTTTCCTAATTATCATAGTAAAGATCATGTGCAAGGATTTAATACACCGATCTTTCGTCCAATTTTTTCTTCGTTTCTTCGTTAAATAATATTACATTCTTTTGAGTTGAATCCTTTCCTTGAAAATACCATAATGCCAGCTGATCCACATGATATTGGACTGCCTTGACACCAAGCTTCGATTGTAAATCGATCCATTTTGCGTCTATCCCATTCACCTTGATCGACTGATTTTCTTCATTTGGTAGCAAACCATACACTAAATCTCCTTCTGTCGCTATGTTGCTGAGGATATCATTCGGCAGATTTGTTCTCACCGGTGAAATCCTCGACTGAATGACCTTCCATCCTAAAAGCCCTTTATGAAGCTTGGCAGCGCCTAAATTGTGTTTGCTGTCGATAAAAAAGTATAGTGCTTGATCGCCTTTTTCCTCAGCAGAAATTGAAGCCAAAATATCTTCATCGACATTTTTCAATGCTTTTTCCGGCTCAGTAAATGAAACTGATCTTTCCTTTACGAATGCCGAACATAAAAAGTATGCAGAAAATACGATCAGCAAAATGATCGAAATTTTTATGGATTGTTGTTTCATCATTTTTCCACCTCTTCGCGATTGAATCAAAATGTCATGATTAAACTATTGGTGCCGCAACAAATAATAGTAATGTTATAAGCAGTAATGCTAGACTTAACTTTCCCGATAGTTTTTTATGTTCCTTCCTGCGGTAAAACCCTGAAAATTGTAGCCGGTTGCGATAAAGCACAAAAATGCAGATCAGGATTGCAGACTCTAACAACCAACCGCCTTCAGGGGCAGCGAGCGACACCCCTAAAAATTCGTATAATTTACTGATCAATATCAACGATCCCCCACCAAAGATTATTATGATGGCGATGATTCGAAGCAGTTCCAAAAATGCTCTTGTCATGCTGCAATAACCTTTCCTTTCTATAAAACTTTAAGATGGGTGAAGCTTCATTATTGGACGATCCCCACGGACCTCCAATGGGCGCCTCCATCCACCGTTTTGAACAAGCCTGTTTCCGAAAACCCATACCCCTCTGTACTCGATACAAATTGAAAATCAGCCTCTGGAAAGGAGGCAGGCATTTCCATCCATTCCTTTCCTCCATTATCGGTACGGAAAAATTCATTTCCACTGGCCAACCAGCCATGTTCCAAGTCTGAAAAAGACATTGTAAAATTATCCTTTTGAAAAAATGGATAGGCTTGTTCGCTGTATACTGCAATCGGAATCTCAGATTCGGCATATTTTTCCCAGCCAGTCCCTTTGGAATAATGAAAGATCCAAAGCTTGGCTTTACCTTTTTGAAGGTTTTTTGGGAAACGTATTGCTGCCATCATTCCTTGCTCCCCAAAAAAGATGGGCCGATGATAATCGATTTCCTCGCCATCAATTGTTTGAATCAACTTGATCGATTTCCAAGATTCTCCGCCGTCAATCGATTGGAATAAAGAGGTGGTAGATGGATCGAAATAATCTGTACCCTCTTTTACAGATTGCCCGATACTCCAAATAACCTTTTCATTATATGGATAAATCCATTTTGCTGTTGAGTTGGAAAAACCCTTCAACTGCATCTCCTTCCAATTCTCTCCGCCATCGCTCGTACGGTAAAGTTTGTAAGGCAAGACTCCTGCGGCTTCGTTGATTTCAGTTGTATACAGCCACCCTTTGCTGGAGTCGATGAACTGGACATCTTCTATCCCATTGCCTTTTAAATGATTCAATTCAAGTCTCTTCCAAGTTTCTCCTCCATCTGTTGTAAAAAATTCTTGAAATTCCCCTCTAGTTTTCCCATGGAAAAAAACCTTGGCCACTTTCTCATTGACAAACACATACTCTTTATCTGAATTCCCATCAAGTAGCTGTGAAGGCGTCACGTCTTGATCATGCATCCATCCATCATTCGTTTTCAGTATGTGATTCACATCATCGACGGACCACCCTGACTGTCCGTCAATCATTTGCAAATGATTGACATGATATATTTTTTGCTGGATAGTCAATCCCTGTTCATCATGAAAAAGTCCAGCGGCTGAATTCTTGAAATAAGCCGCATTTTCTTTTGGAACATCCTTTACTGTAAAAATCCCACTCTCCAAAAAGGAAATCCCCATGAACAATAGAACGGCAGCGGGAATAACAATCGCACCAGCGAAGACAGTCATGAATGGCTTTCGCTGTCTTTTCAAGCGAGTGTGTTCGGAAAGGTAATGAATTTTACCTTTTAATCTTATTTTTTCATATTCCTTAAAAACAGGCTCCTGACTTATATAAACATCAATCGATTTTTTAAATCCATCATGATTCAACGAGGAAGCCTCCTAACTTTTGTTCCAGGATCTTTCTGCCGCGGGTCAAACGTGTCCTTACTGTTGATGGGTTTACAT carries:
- a CDS encoding LutB/LldF family L-lactate oxidation iron-sulfur protein; protein product: MSIKIGEGAFSKRVDTGLGNQFMRGAVRSAQERLQGNRLNAAEELGDWESWRSLAKEIRQHTMEYLDFYLGELSENIAQRGGHVFFAQTAEEANQYIRNVVKKSSGRKIVKSKSMVTEEIGLNQALEDIGCEVIESDLGEYILQIDEQDPPSHIVAPALHKNKEQIRDVFKDRLGYAKSEDPDELTLFAREQLRKEFLAADVGITGCNFAVAESGSIALVTNEGNARMVTALPKAQITVMGMERIVPTWEELDVMVSLLTRSAVGQKLTSYVTALTGPKDEGDVDGPEEFHLVIVDNGRSNILGTEFQEALHCIRCAACINVCPVYRHIGGHAYGSIYPGPIGAVLTPLLAGYDDYKELPFASSLCAACTDACPVKIPLHELLIRHRQKIIEVDKRNDLAEWLAMKGFELGMGSSNLYKMGTKLAPSVVKPFTKDGKISSGPGLLKAWTDNREFPAPEKERFRDWFKNRSMEGGINDERAHSK
- a CDS encoding DUF4396 domain-containing protein yields the protein MTLLTTIAYISVFLGILSAITILLDIIKHPQPMKIMNIVWPINGLYLGPFGIWAYWVMGRSKNDHSHHHENHEDDSREGHDHESMHGDKPFWQSVFVSTSHCSSGCTFGDAVGVPIVFLSGLTIAGSTLFAHYTVEFVCAYIFGVFFQVFSIVPMSRKMGNEMSWGKGFWNAIKADTLSLVAFEIGMFGWMAIVHYVLFTKPPEPNTMVYWFMMQIAMILGAITSYPANWLLVKKGVKHGM
- a CDS encoding DUF2339 domain-containing protein, translated to MDQQSFEHLEERVHQLENEVRLLKKRLDVREEEGGKEIRLAHELKGAETKRSGLPTEPIFKEKASNNNQSATSITKTETEPIDWEYAIGRVWLPRIFIFVLLLGVVWGFKVAVEYSILTETARVILGFVSAGIIMFIGEKQFKHDRSALGKVLLTGSVSILILTTFAMNSLYGMIPAAPAFIMNILWIGLGIYLSKRHRSEVMAILFAVMGYLIPFLLAGQEGPPFVGVIYEIFFYGVLLYFAIHTGYKLLFFIATGLLHFVLALFFIVTPDQYQQDILLVIAIGALMQHFLIFYSVFFKKLDTLLPIPILFTSFVLTTAWAKAGLLPETIFNGYLLMMVLVYCTIAFIANKTSRNEFMSVSLSIATFGLGLLWFQLFENDQAATMAALLLEGIAAVYLGEKFKLELQKISGYIIYIIGGLMVMVQPIDKLWSGETFVWIGFIASMYGLIEMNNRFHQEKKEMMIGLSIIAVLMHVVFLVELPVIKLGWETILWFTGLISLSGLYLWTKRYYQDQAIIHYFIIAVNTLVQLAFITLMVSSLTKGYTFNIEMMSISFSWAIYASVCLIAGVLYNNKALRLLGMGLLLLTLGKLILFDLQYVTIVIRAILFIGLGMIGIVLSRLYYVKKA
- a CDS encoding LutC/YkgG family protein is translated as MKGLIQNKEIFLKNVSQALGRTRLERAVQKPSWNLQPQWDVLNGLNADELMMVLKDQCELIHTDFLCVSLSELPEALEQTIDKYDGKTIVTSDDDRFEKMGLNEKFNQLRKEEVEIHEWDATLGQENIDIAERADIGITISDMALAESGTVVLFSSAGKARTVSLLPASYIAIIPKSTIVPRLTQSAKDIHQKVEAGEHVPSCINFISGPSNSADIEMNLVVGVHGPIRTTYIVVDNL
- a CDS encoding metal-sensing transcriptional repressor, which gives rise to MDHEMKQPDKKTHRSNEDKEKLINRLKRIEGQVRGIQKMVNEDRYCVDILVQLSAINAAMKKVGLNLLEKHTHHCVRGAIEAGNGDESIEELMKVFEQFSKS
- a CDS encoding (Fe-S)-binding protein, encoding MKVSLFITCLCDLFYVRAGKAAVELLERLGCEVDFPEAQTCCGQPAFNSGYQKAAKHIAKHMIQVFSESEYVVTPSGSCAYMLKEYESLFVNEPEWQERAQKLKAKTYELTQFLVEVLKLEDTGAVFAGRATYHTSCHMTRLLGVQDAPIKLLKNVKGLELINLPNSQDCCGFGGTFSVKMSSISEEMVDEKISNIDETEAEILIGADGGCLMNIGGRIERKGKPIKVMHIAEILNSREGQACR